In Caldicellulosiruptor obsidiansis OB47, a single window of DNA contains:
- a CDS encoding nucleotidyltransferase — protein sequence MKVAGIVVEYNPFHNGHLYHLQKTREITNADIVVGVMSGNFIQRGEPAIVNKWARTKMAILNGVDVIFELPFAYACNSAEIFAYGAISILNQLGVDFVVFGSECGDIDKLKEAAKYLAFEEDDFKSSLKSYLKEGYSFPKARELALIKTCKTNIEFSSNNILGIEYIKWIYRLGSKIKPLTIKRIGAFYNDPNLTQDIYSSATAIRRNINNLQAIKNKMPSASYEILIEEFESGRGPVFLEDYFKLFIYNAIVVPDFLKNKIDVKEGLENRFEKYIFNSPSAKNLLENVKTKRYTLTRLQRIFIHAVVRNNFDQKTLLSITPYVRVLGFNQKGKEYLNKIKDKIEYITKLNQQWLKNLQYKELLELEIRSSMLHALQYKDFHKYLQTEFKSSPIYISSRS from the coding sequence ATGAAAGTTGCTGGAATAGTAGTAGAATACAACCCTTTTCACAATGGACACCTGTACCATCTGCAAAAAACAAGAGAAATAACAAATGCAGACATAGTTGTGGGCGTAATGAGCGGTAACTTTATTCAAAGAGGAGAACCTGCGATTGTAAACAAATGGGCAAGGACAAAGATGGCTATTTTAAACGGGGTAGATGTCATTTTTGAACTGCCGTTTGCATATGCCTGCAACAGTGCCGAAATATTTGCATATGGCGCAATATCCATTTTAAACCAGCTCGGCGTTGACTTTGTTGTTTTTGGTTCAGAGTGCGGTGATATTGATAAGCTTAAAGAAGCTGCTAAATACTTGGCATTTGAAGAAGATGATTTCAAGTCAAGTTTGAAAAGTTATTTGAAAGAAGGGTATTCCTTCCCAAAAGCTCGTGAACTTGCCCTTATCAAAACATGTAAAACCAATATTGAATTTTCTTCTAACAATATACTTGGAATTGAATATATCAAATGGATTTACAGATTAGGCTCAAAGATTAAACCACTAACCATAAAAAGGATAGGTGCATTTTATAATGACCCTAACCTCACACAGGACATATACTCTTCAGCTACTGCTATAAGAAGAAACATAAATAACTTGCAGGCGATCAAAAACAAAATGCCATCTGCTTCTTATGAAATACTGATAGAAGAATTTGAAAGCGGAAGAGGCCCTGTGTTTCTTGAGGATTACTTTAAGCTCTTTATCTACAACGCCATCGTTGTACCAGATTTTTTGAAAAACAAAATTGATGTCAAAGAAGGGCTTGAAAATAGATTTGAAAAGTACATTTTCAATTCTCCATCAGCTAAAAATCTTCTTGAGAATGTAAAAACTAAAAGATATACCCTTACAAGACTTCAGAGAATATTTATACACGCTGTTGTAAGAAACAATTTTGACCAAAAGACTCTTCTTTCCATTACACCTTATGTAAGAGTTTTGGGATTCAACCAAAAAGGAAAAGAATATTTAAATAAGATAAAAGACAAAATTGAGTATATCACAAAACTAAATCAGCAGTGGTTAAAAAACCTTCAATACAAAGAGCTTCTTGAACTTGAAATAAGGTCTTCAATGCTGCATGCTCTGCAATATAAAGATTTTCACAAATATCTGCAGACAGAATTTAAATCATCTCCTATCTATATCAGTTCAAGAAGCTAA
- a CDS encoding patatin-like phospholipase family protein → MKKVSLALGSGAMRGFAHIGVIEVLEKEFKFEAFSGSSIGAVIGAFYCLGYDLGLIYKVAKQIRNDILIDFKVRKNALISGKNIEEILKLFLRDKKFSDLKYPFYVVATDLLKGEQVVFSEGSLYDAVRSSISIPGVLPPYKIGDTVLVDGAVVDKVPGKVLRENGCEFVIGVDVSGKGLLKEPKNILEMIMTTIDIMGEEIFRLKQGYLDYLIKINLEDINPYTLADVEKAYQRGKKRAEEELGNLKNLAS, encoded by the coding sequence ATGAAAAAAGTTTCACTTGCGCTTGGTTCTGGTGCAATGAGAGGGTTTGCACACATAGGAGTTATAGAAGTGTTGGAAAAGGAGTTTAAATTTGAAGCTTTTTCAGGTTCAAGCATTGGTGCTGTTATAGGCGCATTTTACTGTCTTGGATATGACCTTGGCCTTATATACAAGGTGGCAAAGCAAATAAGAAATGACATACTCATAGATTTTAAAGTTAGAAAGAATGCACTCATTTCAGGTAAAAATATAGAAGAGATTTTAAAGCTTTTCCTACGAGATAAAAAATTTTCCGATTTAAAATATCCATTTTATGTTGTTGCAACAGACCTTTTAAAGGGTGAGCAGGTGGTCTTCAGCGAGGGAAGTTTATATGATGCTGTAAGAAGCAGCATATCTATTCCCGGAGTTCTTCCACCATATAAAATAGGGGATACTGTGCTGGTTGATGGAGCGGTAGTAGACAAAGTGCCGGGGAAGGTCTTGAGAGAAAACGGCTGTGAATTTGTAATTGGAGTTGATGTTTCAGGCAAAGGCTTGCTAAAAGAACCCAAGAATATTTTAGAAATGATAATGACCACAATTGATATCATGGGTGAGGAGATATTCAGGCTAAAACAAGGATATCTTGATTATCTTATAAAGATTAATCTTGAGGATATAAATCCATATACCCTTGCTGATGTAGAAAAGGCGTATCAAAGAGGAAAGAAAAGGGCAGAAGAGGAGTTAGGAAACTTAAAGAATTTAGCTTCTTGA
- a CDS encoding nucleoside recognition protein, producing MREIFNFTVIILCILYFLSMFLNPQLIIQSTTKSAIIWWKKVLPSLFPYFLVINILIESKLINFISYIFFWPSKKLFKLSPNGFIVMIMGMLTGYPVGSKMVCNLYSQKLIDKKEALRLLYFVNNSGPLFIIGTVGINLLGSKKYGYMLFFAHILASLIIAFCTSRLAQSEILSASTPYKLLNFDIGKVLSKSVKDSVESILIIGGFITLFFNLNNVLEYFKIYHSICSLFRFTGADATLIKGLLYGLFEITNGSVQINTNSLPIWQKLIASELIISWGGLSVHFQTISFLNATGLQSFHYIIGKLIQCALATAIICVFLIILPL from the coding sequence TTGAGAGAGATATTTAACTTTACCGTAATAATATTATGTATACTTTATTTTTTATCTATGTTTTTAAATCCTCAGCTTATCATTCAGTCAACAACAAAATCAGCAATCATATGGTGGAAAAAAGTCCTGCCTTCTCTTTTCCCGTACTTTTTAGTCATAAATATACTTATAGAATCGAAATTAATAAACTTTATTTCATATATATTTTTTTGGCCATCAAAAAAATTATTCAAACTTTCACCTAATGGCTTTATAGTAATGATAATGGGAATGCTGACCGGCTATCCTGTCGGTAGTAAAATGGTATGTAACTTATATAGTCAAAAATTAATCGACAAAAAGGAAGCTTTAAGACTTCTCTACTTTGTAAATAACTCTGGTCCTCTTTTTATCATTGGAACGGTTGGAATCAATCTGTTGGGTTCTAAAAAGTACGGATATATGCTATTTTTTGCTCATATACTCGCAAGCCTGATAATAGCTTTTTGTACTTCTCGGCTTGCACAAAGTGAAATCCTGTCAGCTTCCACACCTTACAAACTTTTAAATTTTGACATTGGAAAGGTTCTATCAAAATCAGTCAAAGACTCAGTTGAGTCCATACTCATTATAGGCGGTTTTATAACTCTCTTTTTCAACTTGAATAACGTTCTCGAATATTTCAAAATTTATCATTCAATATGTAGCCTTTTCAGATTTACAGGTGCAGATGCTACTCTTATAAAAGGACTTTTATATGGCTTGTTTGAAATAACAAACGGTAGTGTGCAAATTAATACAAACTCTCTTCCTATCTGGCAAAAATTGATAGCATCTGAGCTTATTATTTCCTGGGGCGGACTTAGTGTACACTTTCAAACCATATCCTTTTTGAACGCAACAGGTTTGCAATCTTTCCATTATATCATTGGAAAATTGATTCAGTGTGCTTTAGCTACAGCTATTATTTGCGTGTTTCTAATAATTTTACCACTATGA
- a CDS encoding ATPase, translated as MGELSILELLERMEEIIENSKSIPFTSKVMVEKDELLEIIKEIRLLLPQELSQVKWAKEERKKILERAQKEAEAIINDAESKVKGLVDETEIVKLAEKRAEEIIQKAKEHAKEYRLMAQSYTIELLEQTKKTIENIVKELNDNIDQIRQKNS; from the coding sequence ATGGGTGAGCTGAGCATATTAGAGCTTTTAGAGAGAATGGAGGAAATAATAGAAAATAGCAAATCAATACCGTTTACATCAAAGGTTATGGTGGAAAAGGATGAGCTTTTAGAGATAATAAAAGAAATAAGGCTTTTGCTGCCGCAAGAACTTTCTCAAGTCAAGTGGGCAAAAGAAGAGAGGAAGAAGATTTTGGAGAGAGCTCAAAAGGAAGCAGAAGCAATCATAAATGATGCGGAGAGCAAAGTAAAAGGTCTTGTGGATGAGACAGAAATTGTCAAATTGGCAGAGAAGAGGGCAGAGGAGATTATCCAAAAAGCAAAAGAACATGCAAAAGAATATAGACTTATGGCCCAAAGTTATACCATTGAGCTTTTAGAGCAGACAAAGAAAACTATTGAAAATATTGTAAAAGAACTAAATGATAATATTGACCAAATAAGACAGAAAAACTCATAG
- the coaD gene encoding pantetheine-phosphate adenylyltransferase, producing the protein MKIGVYPGSFDPVTNGHLDIIERASKIFDKLIVAVLVNPNKTPVFDIEERVELLKETTEHLPNVEIKAFKGLLIDFMKQENAKVIVKGLRAVSDFEYEFQMALLNKKLEPSIETIFMMTNSKYSYLSSSMVKEVARFGGCIEDLVPEKIAKKVMKKLNKKYAETEENK; encoded by the coding sequence TTGAAGATAGGAGTATATCCGGGAAGTTTTGACCCTGTTACAAATGGTCACCTTGATATAATTGAAAGGGCTTCGAAAATTTTTGATAAATTAATTGTGGCTGTTCTGGTCAATCCAAATAAAACCCCTGTGTTTGACATTGAAGAGAGGGTTGAACTTTTAAAAGAGACAACAGAGCATCTGCCGAATGTTGAGATAAAAGCTTTTAAAGGTCTTTTAATTGATTTCATGAAACAGGAAAATGCGAAAGTTATAGTAAAGGGATTGAGGGCAGTGTCCGACTTTGAGTATGAATTTCAGATGGCACTTTTGAACAAAAAACTTGAACCTTCGATTGAAACAATCTTTATGATGACAAATAGCAAGTATTCATACCTCAGTTCAAGCATGGTCAAAGAAGTTGCAAGATTTGGCGGGTGCATAGAGGACTTAGTTCCTGAAAAGATTGCTAAAAAGGTAATGAAGAAATTGAATAAGAAATATGCAGAAACGGAGGAAAATAAGTGA
- the rsmD gene encoding 16S rRNA (guanine(966)-N(2))-methyltransferase RsmD: MRVISGQQKGRKLKSANIEGLRPTSDRVKEAIFNMIAPFLNEKLIVADFFAGTGNVGIEFLSRGAKEVVFVEKDVRCINLIKENLKNLNLLKRARIIKADVIRFLKSKNCPVFDIIFLDPPYKSGYAKECISEIIENNRINENGLIIVESNVEFRYEDENLSILREREYGDTKITIFCFGGKRS; the protein is encoded by the coding sequence ATGAGGGTTATAAGCGGCCAGCAAAAAGGTAGAAAATTAAAAAGTGCAAATATTGAAGGGTTAAGACCTACATCAGATAGAGTAAAAGAAGCTATTTTTAATATGATAGCACCTTTTTTGAATGAAAAGCTTATTGTAGCTGATTTTTTTGCAGGGACGGGAAATGTGGGGATTGAGTTTTTATCGCGTGGTGCGAAAGAGGTTGTATTTGTTGAAAAAGATGTGAGGTGCATTAATCTAATTAAGGAAAATCTTAAAAACTTAAATTTGTTGAAAAGGGCGAGGATAATAAAAGCTGATGTAATAAGATTTCTAAAGTCTAAAAACTGTCCAGTATTTGATATTATCTTTTTAGACCCCCCGTACAAGTCTGGTTATGCAAAAGAGTGTATTTCTGAAATAATAGAAAATAACAGAATCAATGAAAATGGTCTTATAATTGTTGAATCTAATGTAGAGTTTCGGTATGAAGATGAAAACCTCTCTATTTTGAGAGAAAGAGAGTATGGTGATACTAAAATTACAATTTTTTGTTTTGGGGGTAAGAGAAGTTGA
- a CDS encoding alpha/beta-type small acid-soluble spore protein codes for MARNRKLVPEATKALDQLKAEVASSIGVPLKPGYNGDLTAKQAGSIGGYMVKRMIQDYENRAAGK; via the coding sequence ATGGCAAGAAATAGAAAGCTTGTTCCGGAAGCAACCAAGGCTCTTGACCAATTAAAGGCAGAGGTAGCAAGCTCAATTGGTGTTCCGTTGAAACCAGGTTACAATGGTGATTTGACAGCAAAACAAGCAGGTTCAATTGGTGGTTATATGGTAAAGAGAATGATTCAGGATTATGAAAATAGAGCAGCAGGTAAATAA
- the recG gene encoding ATP-dependent DNA helicase RecG, with protein sequence MNVLEKDIRFLKGVGENRERLFKKLGIKKAEDLLWHIPRKYLDYSKLKKIRELCNGEIESFVAKVAGKPVEIETKSVKIIKIPVEDSTGVVTTVWFNQDYIKNVLKEGEIFCFSGKIERKGFYIEVKNPEFEKYDQHLLHTGRIVPVYNSTEGLSQKVIRNIVNNLLQQVDGALIDIIPPYIRQKYNLSEINFAIKNIHFPENKLSLELARKRLVFEEFYLLQLSLLLLKENIEKNEGLKIENAQSSLKEFEKLLPFELTEAQKRVLAEIAQDLESTKQMNRLIQGDVGCGKTVVALASAYATIKAGYQVALMAPTEVLALQHYNECKKYFGNKFNVRLLIGSTPKKEKEIILKEIEHGLCKMVIGTHALIQDEVKFKNLGLAITDEQHRFGVIQRVELTKKGSSPNILVMTATPIPRTLSLVLYGDLDISIIDQLPPGRKKILTYAVDESFRQRVYNFIKKQLDEGRQVYWICPLIEESETLNAKSAVEFAKSLKEGFFKDYNIGCLHGKLSVKERDKILNDFKDGYIHILVSTTVVEVGINVPNATVMVIENAERFGLAQLHQLRGRVGRGEHQSYCILFNQSDSEIAKKRMIAITRSQNGFEIAEMDLKLRGPGDLFGTKQHGVMNFKVADIINDMDILKQARIAAEETIRLNLVDNKLLEKINKQFYNNIENIGL encoded by the coding sequence ATGAATGTTCTTGAAAAAGACATAAGATTCTTAAAAGGTGTTGGAGAAAACAGAGAAAGGCTATTTAAAAAGCTGGGTATAAAAAAAGCCGAGGATTTGCTCTGGCACATACCCCGAAAATATCTTGATTATAGTAAGCTAAAGAAAATAAGAGAGCTTTGCAATGGTGAAATAGAGTCATTTGTTGCAAAAGTTGCTGGCAAGCCTGTGGAGATAGAGACAAAGTCAGTAAAGATAATAAAAATTCCTGTTGAAGATAGTACAGGCGTTGTTACAACAGTATGGTTTAACCAGGACTATATAAAAAACGTTTTGAAGGAAGGAGAGATATTCTGCTTTTCTGGGAAGATAGAGAGAAAAGGCTTTTATATTGAGGTCAAAAATCCCGAATTTGAGAAATATGACCAACATCTTCTTCATACAGGCAGGATTGTTCCTGTATACAATTCTACAGAAGGTCTTTCTCAAAAGGTGATTAGAAATATTGTGAACAATCTTCTGCAGCAAGTTGATGGAGCACTTATAGATATAATTCCGCCTTATATAAGGCAAAAATATAATTTGAGTGAAATCAATTTTGCAATAAAAAATATTCATTTTCCAGAAAACAAATTGAGCTTAGAACTTGCAAGGAAAAGGCTTGTGTTTGAAGAATTTTATCTTCTTCAGCTTTCCCTTTTGCTTCTAAAAGAAAACATAGAAAAAAACGAAGGATTAAAAATTGAAAATGCACAAAGTAGCTTAAAAGAGTTTGAAAAGCTTCTGCCGTTTGAGTTGACCGAGGCACAAAAAAGAGTGCTGGCAGAGATTGCACAGGATTTAGAGAGTACAAAACAGATGAACAGACTCATCCAAGGCGATGTTGGCTGCGGGAAAACGGTTGTAGCTTTGGCAAGCGCATATGCAACAATAAAAGCGGGATATCAGGTTGCACTGATGGCACCAACAGAGGTTTTAGCTTTGCAGCATTATAACGAATGTAAAAAGTATTTTGGGAATAAATTTAACGTAAGACTTTTGATTGGATCAACTCCAAAAAAAGAAAAAGAAATAATTTTAAAAGAGATTGAACATGGACTTTGCAAAATGGTCATTGGAACTCATGCTCTTATCCAAGATGAAGTAAAATTTAAAAACCTTGGCTTAGCAATCACTGATGAACAACACAGATTTGGAGTTATCCAAAGGGTAGAACTCACAAAAAAAGGAAGTTCGCCGAACATTCTTGTTATGACAGCAACTCCAATACCCAGAACTTTGAGTTTGGTTTTGTATGGAGACCTTGATATTTCTATTATTGACCAGTTACCTCCCGGCAGAAAAAAGATTTTGACATACGCTGTTGATGAGAGTTTTCGCCAGCGGGTGTATAATTTTATAAAGAAACAGTTAGATGAAGGAAGGCAGGTTTACTGGATATGTCCTCTGATTGAAGAGTCAGAAACTTTGAATGCAAAATCAGCAGTTGAATTTGCGAAATCCTTAAAAGAAGGATTTTTTAAAGACTACAATATTGGGTGTCTGCACGGAAAACTTTCTGTAAAAGAGAGAGACAAAATCTTAAATGATTTTAAAGATGGATACATTCATATATTAGTTTCAACTACAGTTGTTGAGGTTGGAATAAACGTTCCAAATGCGACAGTAATGGTGATTGAGAATGCTGAAAGATTTGGACTTGCCCAGCTGCATCAGCTAAGGGGGCGAGTTGGCAGAGGCGAGCACCAGTCGTACTGTATTTTGTTTAATCAAAGCGATTCAGAAATTGCCAAAAAAAGGATGATAGCTATAACCAGAAGTCAGAACGGATTTGAAATTGCTGAAATGGATCTAAAACTTCGAGGACCTGGTGATTTGTTTGGGACAAAACAGCACGGTGTTATGAACTTTAAAGTAGCCGATATCATAAATGATATGGATATTTTAAAACAAGCGAGAATAGCTGCAGAAGAGACTATTAGACTCAATCTTGTTGATAACAAACTTTTAGAGAAAATCAACAAACAATTTTACAATAATATAGAAAATATTGGCCTTTAA